Proteins encoded within one genomic window of Triticum aestivum cultivar Chinese Spring chromosome 2D, IWGSC CS RefSeq v2.1, whole genome shotgun sequence:
- the LOC123048568 gene encoding uncharacterized protein: protein MGNCQAADAAAVVIQHPGDGKVERLHWPTTAADVMRRNPGHYVALVVLHHVDAEPDPAVAGERGGARVTKIKLLKPKDTLLLGQVYRLITSQEVTKAVQTRKQERMRGCDEAIEQEWPRLHWRRQPPRPRGDNAATAAANGEQRQPAEHQERKRLEKDRHHRSMAAARGRGRHWRPALQSITESSSSGHADCEDILLSK from the exons ATGGGGAACTGCCAGGCGGCGGACGCGGCGGCCGTGGTGATCCAGCACCcgggcgacggcaaggtggagcgcCTCCACTGGCCGACCACCGCGGCGGACGTCATGCGCAGGAACCCCGGCCACTACGTCGCGCTCGTCGTCCTGCATCACGTCGACGCCGAGCCCGACCCGGCCGTCGCCGGAGAAAGAGGAGGTGCCAGGGTAACCAAGATCAAGCTCCTCAAGCCAAAAGACACGCTCCTCCTCGGCCAGGTCTACCGCCTCATCACCTCCCAAG agGTGACCAAGGCCGTTCAGACGAGGAAGCAGGAGAGGATGCGCGGTTGCGACGAGGCGATCGAGCAGGAGTGGCCGCGGCTGCACTGGCGGCGGCAACCGCCGAGGCCGAGGGGCGACAACGCAGCCACAGCAGCAGCCAACGGAGAACAGAGGCAGCCCGCCGAGCACCAGGAACGGAAGCGGCTGGAGAAGGACCGGCACCACCGGAGCATGGCCGCCGCCCGCGGCAGAGGCCGGCACTGGCGACCGGCGTTGCAGAGCATTACAGAGTCGTCGTCCAGCGGACACGCCGACTGCGAGGATATACTACTATCCAAATGA